One genomic segment of Styela clava chromosome 3, kaStyClav1.hap1.2, whole genome shotgun sequence includes these proteins:
- the LOC120343085 gene encoding uncharacterized protein LOC120343085 isoform X3: MLYAIKILFILGVCFSVSCLAKPGKGKSKGKGKHCLYNPCPRGKICHINGKCIGKPFPLPHPCANKYCPPKKVCKLGKCVCKTGVEIAGKCLLLPRYCPYVPCGKGKKCFNGKCIDSDSCYIHGCNPGKVCKNNVCVCRTGYDYNGRCSRCPAPKIPKRCPTSCPATCKNPKPSYCTKECDLSRKCVCPPGLVQISKTNDKCVRPSSCKRNCGNKICPAGFKCLAGLCARLVVSLCPYSCPTNKHCVGGLCVCLPPYFSYNGRCIKPCWNNHCPLHSSCYNGKCVCHAGYMKHEGRCYAIPTCDRIHCPYGYYCTKGKCIPSCTAVHCPHGHSCKNGKCIPVSCDTISCPHGHICEYGHCKPVTCDTISCPHGHICEYGQCKPSCSAIHCSYGHTCKNGKCIRICPSFKLYTDCATSCPKTCDNPNPSICTTVCRPGVQCVCPDDMYEKGGSTGICVAKTQCKRYCGWKWCPPHSICAGDRCICTGQGPHFGCEY; the protein is encoded by the exons ATGTTATACgctataaaaatattgtttatactTGGAGTATGTTTCTCTGTTTCGTGTTTGGCAAAGCCGG GAAAAGGAAAGAGTAAAGGAAAGGGAAAGCATTGTCTCTACAATCCATGTCCGCGAGGCAAAATATGCCACATAAACGGAAAATGCATCG GTAAACCTTTTCCTTTGCCGCATCCTTGCGCAAACAAATACTGCCCACCTAAAAAAGTTTGCAAACTTGGGAAATGCGTTTGCAAAACAGGTGTGGAAATCGCTGGAAAATGCTTGC TACTGCCAAGGTATTGCCCGTATGTTCCTTGTGGAAAAGGGAAAAAATGTTTCAATGGAAAGTGCATTG ATTCTGACTCGTGTTATATTCACGGATGCAACCCAGGCAAAGTTTGCAAAAACAATGTGTGCGTATGCAGAACTGGATATGACTACAACGGAAGATGTTCTC GATGCCCAGCTCCGAAAATTCCCAAGCGATGCCCAACGAGTTGCCCGGCGACTTGTAAAAACCCAAAACCTTCATATTGCACAAAAGAATGTGACCTCAGCAGAAAATGTGTATGTCCTCCCGGTTTGGTACAAATCAGCAAAACTAATGATAAATGCGTTCGACCAAGCAGTTGCAAAAGAA ATTGTGGCAACAAAATTTGCCCCGCCGGTTTCAAATGTCTTGCTGGATTATGTGCACGTCTTGTAGTTTCATTATGTCCATATAGCTGTCCGACAAATAAACACTGCGTTGGTGGACTTTGCGTATGCTTGCCTCCTTACTTCTCGTATAACGGACGGTGCATAA AACCTTGTTGGAACAATCACTGTCCTCTGCACAGTTCTTGCTACAACGGAAAGTGTGTTTGTCACGCTGGATACATGAAACATGAAGGAAGATGTTATG CTATACCAACATGTGACAGAATCCATTGCCCATATGGATACTATTGCACAAAGGGAAAATGCATAC CAAGCTGTACAGCAGTCCACTGTCCACATGGGCATTCTTGCAAAAATGGAAAGTGCATAC CGGTGAGTTGCGACACAATAAGCTGCCCACATGGACACATCTGTGAATATGGACATTGCAAAC CGGTAACTTGCGACACAATAAGCTGCCCACATGGACACATCTGTGAATATGGACAATGCAAAC CAAGCTGCTCAGCAATTCACTGTTCATACGGGCATACTTGCAAAAATGGAAAGTGCATAC GAATCTGTCCGAGCTTCAAGTTGTACACTGATTGCGCAACCAGTTGCCCGAAAACTTGTGATAATCCTAATCCATCAATTTGTACGACTGTATGCCGACCAGGCGTACAGTGTGTTTGTCCTGATGATATGTATGAAAAGGGCGGTTCAACAGGAATTTGCGTTGCAAAGACCCAATGTAAAA gaTACTGTGGATGGAAATGGTGTCCCCCACACAGCATATGTGCTGGTGATCGTTGTATATGCACTGGTCAGGGACCACATTTTGGGTGTGAATATTGA
- the LOC120343085 gene encoding uncharacterized protein LOC120343085 isoform X10 has product MLYAIKILFILGVCFSVSCLAKPGKGKSKGKGKHCLYNPCPRGKICHINGKCIGKPFPLPHPCANKYCPPKKVCKLGKCVCKTGVEIAGKCLLLPRYCPYVPCGKGKKCFNGKCIDSDSCYIHGCNPGKVCKNNVCVCRTGYDYNGRCSRCPAPKIPKRCPTSCPATCKNPKPSYCTKECDLSRKCVCPPGLVQISKTNDKCVRPSSCKRNCGNKICPAGFKCLAGLCARLVVSLCPYSCPTNKHCVGGLCVCLPPYFSYNGRCIKPCWNNHCPLHSSCYNGKCVCHAGYMKHEGRCYAIPTCDRIHCPYGYYCTKGKCIPSCTAVHCPHGHSCKNGKCIPVSCDTISCPHGHICEYGHCKRICPSFKLYTDCATSCPKTCDNPNPSICTTVCRPGVQCVCPDDMYEKGGSTGICVAKTQCKRYCGWKWCPPHSICAGDRCICTGQGPHFGCEY; this is encoded by the exons ATGTTATACgctataaaaatattgtttatactTGGAGTATGTTTCTCTGTTTCGTGTTTGGCAAAGCCGG GAAAAGGAAAGAGTAAAGGAAAGGGAAAGCATTGTCTCTACAATCCATGTCCGCGAGGCAAAATATGCCACATAAACGGAAAATGCATCG GTAAACCTTTTCCTTTGCCGCATCCTTGCGCAAACAAATACTGCCCACCTAAAAAAGTTTGCAAACTTGGGAAATGCGTTTGCAAAACAGGTGTGGAAATCGCTGGAAAATGCTTGC TACTGCCAAGGTATTGCCCGTATGTTCCTTGTGGAAAAGGGAAAAAATGTTTCAATGGAAAGTGCATTG ATTCTGACTCGTGTTATATTCACGGATGCAACCCAGGCAAAGTTTGCAAAAACAATGTGTGCGTATGCAGAACTGGATATGACTACAACGGAAGATGTTCTC GATGCCCAGCTCCGAAAATTCCCAAGCGATGCCCAACGAGTTGCCCGGCGACTTGTAAAAACCCAAAACCTTCATATTGCACAAAAGAATGTGACCTCAGCAGAAAATGTGTATGTCCTCCCGGTTTGGTACAAATCAGCAAAACTAATGATAAATGCGTTCGACCAAGCAGTTGCAAAAGAA ATTGTGGCAACAAAATTTGCCCCGCCGGTTTCAAATGTCTTGCTGGATTATGTGCACGTCTTGTAGTTTCATTATGTCCATATAGCTGTCCGACAAATAAACACTGCGTTGGTGGACTTTGCGTATGCTTGCCTCCTTACTTCTCGTATAACGGACGGTGCATAA AACCTTGTTGGAACAATCACTGTCCTCTGCACAGTTCTTGCTACAACGGAAAGTGTGTTTGTCACGCTGGATACATGAAACATGAAGGAAGATGTTATG CTATACCAACATGTGACAGAATCCATTGCCCATATGGATACTATTGCACAAAGGGAAAATGCATAC CAAGCTGTACAGCAGTCCACTGTCCACATGGGCATTCTTGCAAAAATGGAAAGTGCATAC CGGTGAGTTGCGACACAATAAGCTGCCCACATGGACACATCTGTGAATATGGACATTGCAAAC GAATCTGTCCGAGCTTCAAGTTGTACACTGATTGCGCAACCAGTTGCCCGAAAACTTGTGATAATCCTAATCCATCAATTTGTACGACTGTATGCCGACCAGGCGTACAGTGTGTTTGTCCTGATGATATGTATGAAAAGGGCGGTTCAACAGGAATTTGCGTTGCAAAGACCCAATGTAAAA gaTACTGTGGATGGAAATGGTGTCCCCCACACAGCATATGTGCTGGTGATCGTTGTATATGCACTGGTCAGGGACCACATTTTGGGTGTGAATATTGA
- the LOC120343085 gene encoding uncharacterized protein LOC120343085 isoform X4 yields MLYAIKILFILGVCFSVSCLAKPGKGKSKGKGKHCLYNPCPRGKICHINGKCIGKPFPLPHPCANKYCPPKKVCKLGKCVCKTGVEIAGKCLLLPRYCPYVPCGKGKKCFNGKCIDSDSCYIHGCNPGKVCKNNVCVCRTGYDYNGRCSRCPAPKIPKRCPTSCPATCKNPKPSYCTKECDLSRKCVCPPGLVQISKTNDKCVRPSSCKRNCGNKICPAGFKCLAGLCARLVVSLCPYSCPTNKHCVGGLCVCLPPYFSYNGRCIKPCWNNHCPLHSSCYNGKCVCHAGYMKHEGRCYAIPTCDRIHCPYGYYCTKGKCIPSCTAVHCPHGHSCKNGKCIPVSCDTISCPHGHICEYGHCKPSCSAIHCSYGHTCKNGKCIPVTCDTISCPHGHICEYGQCKRICPSFKLYTDCATSCPKTCDNPNPSICTTVCRPGVQCVCPDDMYEKGGSTGICVAKTQCKRYCGWKWCPPHSICAGDRCICTGQGPHFGCEY; encoded by the exons ATGTTATACgctataaaaatattgtttatactTGGAGTATGTTTCTCTGTTTCGTGTTTGGCAAAGCCGG GAAAAGGAAAGAGTAAAGGAAAGGGAAAGCATTGTCTCTACAATCCATGTCCGCGAGGCAAAATATGCCACATAAACGGAAAATGCATCG GTAAACCTTTTCCTTTGCCGCATCCTTGCGCAAACAAATACTGCCCACCTAAAAAAGTTTGCAAACTTGGGAAATGCGTTTGCAAAACAGGTGTGGAAATCGCTGGAAAATGCTTGC TACTGCCAAGGTATTGCCCGTATGTTCCTTGTGGAAAAGGGAAAAAATGTTTCAATGGAAAGTGCATTG ATTCTGACTCGTGTTATATTCACGGATGCAACCCAGGCAAAGTTTGCAAAAACAATGTGTGCGTATGCAGAACTGGATATGACTACAACGGAAGATGTTCTC GATGCCCAGCTCCGAAAATTCCCAAGCGATGCCCAACGAGTTGCCCGGCGACTTGTAAAAACCCAAAACCTTCATATTGCACAAAAGAATGTGACCTCAGCAGAAAATGTGTATGTCCTCCCGGTTTGGTACAAATCAGCAAAACTAATGATAAATGCGTTCGACCAAGCAGTTGCAAAAGAA ATTGTGGCAACAAAATTTGCCCCGCCGGTTTCAAATGTCTTGCTGGATTATGTGCACGTCTTGTAGTTTCATTATGTCCATATAGCTGTCCGACAAATAAACACTGCGTTGGTGGACTTTGCGTATGCTTGCCTCCTTACTTCTCGTATAACGGACGGTGCATAA AACCTTGTTGGAACAATCACTGTCCTCTGCACAGTTCTTGCTACAACGGAAAGTGTGTTTGTCACGCTGGATACATGAAACATGAAGGAAGATGTTATG CTATACCAACATGTGACAGAATCCATTGCCCATATGGATACTATTGCACAAAGGGAAAATGCATAC CAAGCTGTACAGCAGTCCACTGTCCACATGGGCATTCTTGCAAAAATGGAAAGTGCATAC CGGTGAGTTGCGACACAATAAGCTGCCCACATGGACACATCTGTGAATATGGACATTGCAAAC CAAGCTGCTCAGCAATTCACTGTTCATACGGGCATACTTGCAAAAATGGAAAGTGCATAC CGGTAACTTGCGACACAATAAGCTGTCCACATGGACACATCTGTGAATATGGACAATGCAAAC GAATCTGTCCGAGCTTCAAGTTGTACACTGATTGCGCAACCAGTTGCCCGAAAACTTGTGATAATCCTAATCCATCAATTTGTACGACTGTATGCCGACCAGGCGTACAGTGTGTTTGTCCTGATGATATGTATGAAAAGGGCGGTTCAACAGGAATTTGCGTTGCAAAGACCCAATGTAAAA gaTACTGTGGATGGAAATGGTGTCCCCCACACAGCATATGTGCTGGTGATCGTTGTATATGCACTGGTCAGGGACCACATTTTGGGTGTGAATATTGA
- the LOC120343085 gene encoding uncharacterized protein LOC120343085 isoform X2, whose amino-acid sequence MLYAIKILFILGVCFSVSCLAKPGKGKSKGKGKHCLYNPCPRGKICHINGKCIGKPFPLPHPCANKYCPPKKVCKLGKCVCKTGVEIAGKCLLLPRYCPYVPCGKGKKCFNGKCIDSDSCYIHGCNPGKVCKNNVCVCRTGYDYNGRCSRCPAPKIPKRCPTSCPATCKNPKPSYCTKECDLSRKCVCPPGLVQISKTNDKCVRPSSCKRNCGNKICPAGFKCLAGLCARLVVSLCPYSCPTNKHCVGGLCVCLPPYFSYNGRCIKPCWNNHCPLHSSCYNGKCVCHAGYMKHEGRCYAIPTCDRIHCPYGYYCTKGKCIPSCTAVHCPHGHSCKNGKCIPVSCDTISCPHGHICEYGHCKPVTCDTISCPHGHICEYGQCKPVTCDTISCPHGHICEYGQCKRICPSFKLYTDCATSCPKTCDNPNPSICTTVCRPGVQCVCPDDMYEKGGSTGICVAKTQCKRYCGWKWCPPHSICAGDRCICTGQGPHFGCEY is encoded by the exons ATGTTATACgctataaaaatattgtttatactTGGAGTATGTTTCTCTGTTTCGTGTTTGGCAAAGCCGG GAAAAGGAAAGAGTAAAGGAAAGGGAAAGCATTGTCTCTACAATCCATGTCCGCGAGGCAAAATATGCCACATAAACGGAAAATGCATCG GTAAACCTTTTCCTTTGCCGCATCCTTGCGCAAACAAATACTGCCCACCTAAAAAAGTTTGCAAACTTGGGAAATGCGTTTGCAAAACAGGTGTGGAAATCGCTGGAAAATGCTTGC TACTGCCAAGGTATTGCCCGTATGTTCCTTGTGGAAAAGGGAAAAAATGTTTCAATGGAAAGTGCATTG ATTCTGACTCGTGTTATATTCACGGATGCAACCCAGGCAAAGTTTGCAAAAACAATGTGTGCGTATGCAGAACTGGATATGACTACAACGGAAGATGTTCTC GATGCCCAGCTCCGAAAATTCCCAAGCGATGCCCAACGAGTTGCCCGGCGACTTGTAAAAACCCAAAACCTTCATATTGCACAAAAGAATGTGACCTCAGCAGAAAATGTGTATGTCCTCCCGGTTTGGTACAAATCAGCAAAACTAATGATAAATGCGTTCGACCAAGCAGTTGCAAAAGAA ATTGTGGCAACAAAATTTGCCCCGCCGGTTTCAAATGTCTTGCTGGATTATGTGCACGTCTTGTAGTTTCATTATGTCCATATAGCTGTCCGACAAATAAACACTGCGTTGGTGGACTTTGCGTATGCTTGCCTCCTTACTTCTCGTATAACGGACGGTGCATAA AACCTTGTTGGAACAATCACTGTCCTCTGCACAGTTCTTGCTACAACGGAAAGTGTGTTTGTCACGCTGGATACATGAAACATGAAGGAAGATGTTATG CTATACCAACATGTGACAGAATCCATTGCCCATATGGATACTATTGCACAAAGGGAAAATGCATAC CAAGCTGTACAGCAGTCCACTGTCCACATGGGCATTCTTGCAAAAATGGAAAGTGCATAC CGGTGAGTTGCGACACAATAAGCTGCCCACATGGACACATCTGTGAATATGGACATTGCAAAC CGGTAACTTGCGACACAATAAGCTGCCCACATGGACACATCTGTGAATATGGACAATGCAAAC CGGTAACTTGCGACACAATAAGCTGTCCACATGGACACATCTGTGAATATGGACAATGCAAAC GAATCTGTCCGAGCTTCAAGTTGTACACTGATTGCGCAACCAGTTGCCCGAAAACTTGTGATAATCCTAATCCATCAATTTGTACGACTGTATGCCGACCAGGCGTACAGTGTGTTTGTCCTGATGATATGTATGAAAAGGGCGGTTCAACAGGAATTTGCGTTGCAAAGACCCAATGTAAAA gaTACTGTGGATGGAAATGGTGTCCCCCACACAGCATATGTGCTGGTGATCGTTGTATATGCACTGGTCAGGGACCACATTTTGGGTGTGAATATTGA